Proteins found in one Polyangiaceae bacterium genomic segment:
- the murA gene encoding UDP-N-acetylglucosamine 1-carboxyvinyltransferase, translating to MDAIRIRGTKRLEGRIRVGGAKNAALPILCATLLSDGESLLRNVPALRDIDTSAALLGFLGRQVDVSTPEVRVRASGGDVRPEAPYELVRQMRASVMVLGPLVARYGRAKVSLPGGCAIGARPIDQHLKGLEALGAKIQVEHGYVVAEAPRLTGAEIVFDLPTVTGTENLMMAAALAKGRTTLVNCAREPEVEELGRVLNKMGARVEGAGTAVIHVTGSDELEPFDHAVISDRIEAGTFMAAVGAAGGDVLLENAPVEDLEPVVVKLRQAGLEIEREGEHARVRRLGELRAVDVTTAPHPGFPTDMQAQFMAMMCVATGRSVLTETIFENRFMHVPELNRMGAEIEIRNNTAFVTGVDRLSGASVMATDLRASASLVIAGLVAEGETLVRRVYHLDRGYERIEEKLAGVGADIERVGVEGHVP from the coding sequence ATGGACGCCATCCGTATTCGAGGAACCAAGCGCCTGGAAGGCCGCATCCGCGTGGGTGGCGCCAAGAACGCAGCCCTGCCCATCTTGTGCGCCACGCTGCTCTCCGACGGTGAGAGCTTGCTGCGCAACGTCCCAGCGCTGCGAGACATCGATACCAGCGCCGCGCTGCTCGGCTTCTTGGGTCGGCAAGTGGACGTGAGCACGCCGGAGGTGCGGGTCCGCGCTTCCGGCGGCGACGTGCGGCCGGAGGCGCCCTACGAGCTCGTGCGCCAGATGCGCGCCAGCGTCATGGTGCTGGGGCCGCTGGTAGCCCGCTACGGCCGGGCCAAGGTGAGCCTTCCGGGCGGCTGCGCCATCGGCGCGCGTCCCATCGACCAGCACCTCAAGGGTTTGGAAGCGCTGGGCGCGAAGATCCAGGTGGAGCACGGCTATGTGGTCGCGGAAGCGCCGCGGCTCACGGGCGCGGAGATCGTGTTCGATCTTCCGACCGTCACCGGCACGGAGAACCTGATGATGGCCGCGGCGTTGGCCAAGGGTCGCACGACGCTCGTCAACTGCGCCCGGGAGCCCGAGGTGGAAGAGCTCGGCCGCGTGCTCAACAAGATGGGCGCGCGGGTGGAGGGCGCCGGAACCGCGGTGATTCACGTCACCGGTTCGGACGAGCTCGAGCCCTTCGACCACGCGGTCATCTCCGATCGCATCGAAGCGGGCACCTTCATGGCGGCGGTGGGGGCGGCCGGGGGCGACGTGCTGCTCGAGAACGCGCCAGTAGAAGACCTGGAGCCCGTGGTGGTGAAGCTGCGCCAAGCGGGGCTCGAGATCGAGCGCGAGGGCGAGCACGCCCGGGTGCGTCGCCTGGGCGAGCTCCGCGCGGTGGACGTGACCACGGCGCCGCACCCCGGCTTCCCCACTGACATGCAGGCGCAGTTCATGGCCATGATGTGCGTGGCCACTGGCCGCAGCGTGCTCACGGAGACCATCTTCGAGAACCGCTTCATGCACGTTCCGGAGCTGAATCGCATGGGCGCGGAGATCGAGATCCGCAACAACACCGCCTTCGTGACCGGAGTGGATCGGCTCTCCGGCGCGTCGGTGATGGCCACGGATCTCCGAGCCAGCGCCTCCCTGGTCATCGCCGGCTTGGTGGCGGAGGGGGAGACCTTGGTGCGCCGCGTGTACCACCTGGATCGCGGCTACGAGCGCATCGAAGAGAAGCTCGCCGGCGTGGGCGCCGACATCGAGCGCGTCGGCGTCGAGGGCCACGTTCCGTGA
- a CDS encoding protein kinase encodes MSSDDDTVGMVSWGSTGAAGTQEHTLLSNRYELLGLLGTGGMGSVYRARDRELAEIVALKMLKSDLTESDRAIERFRREVKLARRVTHVNVARTFDIGEHDGQHFLTMEYVDGESLASIVAREGRLSPQRAGAIATAVCAGLAAAHAVGIIHRDLKPDNVMLERGGRVVITDFGVATVREDHEADGKTLGGVVGTPAYMAPEQVEGARELDGRADVYALGVMLFEMLTGELPFCGQSAYSIAAARLTQEAPDPSTRVGDLPLPLAQIVRRCMARERHARFDSVDQVAVALSALAPTLDEPIASVPQPRAPDNVTQDGDKTLAVLPFRSSAEDRDLADGLMEDLIDNLSMTPGLRVRPRGVVMAYRGEDADPRHVGRELQVEVVVDASLRRAGDSVRITVRLMSVADGFQLWAKRFDGEKADLFSVSDEAASAIADALTVEGPERQRSAPKNARAVELYLEGRAHYHRLWQGSVERSVRLLAEAEALAPDDPSILSAHARARARQWYQEGGVALGRQARALAERALAKAPERGEPWLSVASVRTVELDLESAARHARQALERAPALAEAHELYADLLLEAGDIDGGVARHRLAASLEPALRNRFAIARALGLAGRWSEVDTLLGVPPEDDDARISAAALGARLALWHPESRERVAALPDLGGAPEINAVHYVRLVQSFVARGSLSPEERAFVHDQFVRGDETPRFVAFKHQLAAEISAWVANGDAALRHLEALAGLGFADLVWLERCPLLEPLAARPELEGVKSRIARANASLRGALDLP; translated from the coding sequence ATGAGCAGCGACGACGACACCGTTGGCATGGTCTCCTGGGGCTCCACGGGGGCAGCAGGTACTCAGGAGCACACGCTGCTATCCAACCGCTACGAGCTCTTGGGACTGCTCGGTACCGGCGGCATGGGCAGCGTGTATCGCGCGCGGGACCGCGAGCTCGCCGAGATTGTCGCCCTGAAGATGCTGAAGAGCGATCTGACGGAAAGCGACCGCGCGATCGAGCGCTTCCGTCGGGAGGTGAAGCTGGCTCGCCGCGTGACTCACGTGAACGTGGCGCGCACCTTCGACATCGGCGAGCACGACGGACAGCACTTCTTGACCATGGAGTACGTGGACGGCGAGTCCCTCGCCAGCATCGTGGCGCGCGAGGGCCGACTCTCGCCGCAGCGAGCCGGTGCCATCGCCACCGCCGTGTGCGCCGGCCTCGCCGCAGCGCACGCCGTCGGCATCATCCACCGTGATCTGAAGCCGGACAACGTGATGCTGGAGCGGGGCGGTCGCGTGGTGATCACCGATTTCGGCGTGGCCACGGTGCGGGAGGATCACGAGGCGGACGGCAAGACCTTGGGCGGCGTGGTGGGCACGCCCGCGTACATGGCGCCGGAGCAGGTAGAAGGGGCGCGCGAGCTGGACGGCCGCGCCGACGTGTACGCGCTGGGGGTGATGCTGTTCGAGATGCTGACCGGCGAGCTGCCCTTTTGCGGCCAGTCCGCCTATTCCATCGCCGCCGCGCGGCTGACCCAAGAGGCACCGGACCCGAGCACCCGCGTCGGTGACTTGCCGCTGCCTCTGGCGCAGATCGTACGGCGCTGCATGGCGCGCGAACGCCACGCCCGCTTCGACAGCGTGGATCAAGTGGCGGTGGCGTTGTCGGCGTTGGCCCCCACGCTGGACGAGCCCATCGCCTCGGTGCCCCAGCCGCGCGCGCCCGACAACGTCACCCAAGACGGGGACAAGACGCTGGCCGTGTTGCCCTTTCGCAGCTCCGCGGAGGACCGCGACCTGGCAGACGGCCTGATGGAAGATCTCATCGACAACCTGAGCATGACGCCCGGGCTCAGGGTGCGACCGCGGGGCGTGGTGATGGCCTATCGCGGCGAGGACGCCGATCCCCGGCACGTCGGGCGCGAGCTCCAGGTGGAGGTCGTGGTGGACGCCTCCTTGCGCCGTGCTGGCGACAGCGTGCGGATCACCGTGCGTCTGATGAGCGTGGCCGACGGCTTTCAGCTGTGGGCCAAGCGCTTCGACGGCGAGAAGGCGGATCTGTTCTCGGTCAGCGACGAAGCAGCGAGTGCGATCGCCGACGCCCTCACGGTGGAAGGTCCGGAGCGGCAGCGCTCGGCGCCGAAGAACGCGCGCGCCGTCGAGCTCTATCTGGAAGGCCGCGCCCACTATCACCGCTTGTGGCAAGGCTCGGTGGAGCGCTCGGTGCGGCTGTTGGCCGAAGCCGAAGCATTGGCACCGGACGATCCCTCGATCCTCTCCGCTCATGCCCGCGCGCGAGCGCGGCAGTGGTACCAGGAAGGTGGCGTGGCGCTGGGCCGACAGGCGCGGGCGCTGGCAGAGCGCGCTCTGGCCAAGGCGCCGGAACGCGGCGAGCCGTGGCTCTCCGTCGCTTCCGTGCGCACGGTGGAGCTCGACCTCGAGAGCGCCGCGCGCCACGCGCGCCAGGCGCTGGAGAGGGCGCCGGCGCTGGCGGAGGCGCACGAGCTGTACGCCGATCTTCTGCTGGAGGCGGGTGACATCGACGGCGGCGTCGCGCGCCATCGCCTGGCGGCGTCCCTCGAGCCCGCGCTGCGCAATCGCTTCGCCATCGCTCGAGCGCTGGGCCTCGCTGGGCGCTGGTCCGAGGTCGACACGCTCCTCGGCGTGCCGCCGGAAGACGACGACGCCCGCATCAGCGCCGCGGCCCTCGGTGCCCGCTTGGCCCTATGGCACCCCGAGAGTCGCGAGCGGGTGGCGGCCTTGCCGGATCTCGGCGGCGCGCCGGAGATCAACGCGGTGCACTACGTGCGGTTGGTCCAGAGCTTCGTGGCCCGAGGCAGCCTGTCGCCGGAGGAGCGCGCCTTCGTCCACGACCAATTCGTACGCGGCGACGAGACGCCCCGCTTCGTCGCCTTCAAGCATCAGCTGGCCGCCGAGATCTCGGCCTGGGTCGCCAACGGCGATGCCGCCCTGCGGCACCTCGAGGCGCTCGCCGGCCTCGGCTTCGCGGACCTCGTCTGGCTCGAGCGCTGTCCGCTGCTGGAGCCCCTCGCCGCGCGGCCCGAGCTCGAGGGAGTGAAATCGCGCATCGCCCGAGCCAACGCGAGCCTCCGCGGGGCCCTCGACCTGCCCTGA
- a CDS encoding HEAT repeat domain-containing protein gives MSLRATSLGVALLLLAGAAAAQPRPVLRPPRTPPRLRPVKVKKPRVTKKTSNATSLESRLGLAVAARLLASKDADDRKRGLERLGAVGTPAALELLEKAIESGGPAKNAEERLVAVRALAPHAHKEDVRLSLVRAMGGSGTSPTEQRADPFVALSRSSAALALAKAGDRGALSLLGQALRQEGPIAEAAADALLAHPPRDIAPILEARGAPTVTLAEVLGALGDQRAFATLRSFVRRGAPEVKIASAIALTRLGDLETVALARHWLSVEKDPAFLVGAARILATTHAAGYDKAVAALLARDETRSQALDIALSSPSAQLASALSDGAKDDDRWVAALGRSDPGRLKALLGDPRQAAAAAYVLATAPGGVAESSLHAALTAPATRRLAARAAVVRAIALGDRISDLDAALTSLERSSAAADQSAAAWARTRLDPSRARQLLASKDVARVRGAARNAFLPEVAPWAAERLATERDPITRTALAGALAVPEARDRVPTRVLSDLVDAGGAAAPIAALALAARDDTSLRPKLLTLLEDDDPLLRAHVALGLGDSKDPTALGVLEARYRREPDARVRRALVVALSRRPEPVRQRALRLASDLDPDRDTRQAARRALSGRKLAPLTTGHESVWLVLTRSGGGEPGPVAARVVTASGVALPVVADSDGLLVVSGLGAGPTELSLAADANPDHAAPKQ, from the coding sequence GTGAGCCTGCGGGCGACAAGCCTGGGCGTGGCGCTGCTGCTCCTCGCGGGCGCCGCAGCGGCGCAGCCCCGCCCGGTGCTCCGGCCGCCGCGGACACCGCCGCGCTTGCGGCCGGTCAAAGTCAAGAAGCCGCGCGTGACGAAGAAGACCTCGAACGCGACGTCCCTCGAGTCGCGCTTGGGCCTCGCCGTCGCCGCGCGGCTGTTGGCGTCCAAGGACGCGGACGATCGCAAGCGCGGCCTGGAGCGGCTGGGCGCCGTGGGTACGCCGGCCGCCTTGGAGCTGCTGGAAAAGGCCATCGAGTCGGGTGGTCCCGCCAAGAACGCCGAAGAACGCCTGGTCGCCGTGCGCGCGCTGGCGCCTCACGCCCACAAGGAAGACGTCCGGCTGTCGCTGGTGCGCGCCATGGGCGGCAGCGGCACCTCGCCCACCGAGCAACGCGCCGATCCCTTCGTCGCTCTGTCTCGCAGCAGCGCCGCGCTGGCCCTGGCCAAGGCGGGGGATCGCGGCGCGCTGTCGCTCCTGGGGCAAGCGCTGCGCCAAGAGGGACCCATAGCGGAAGCCGCTGCGGACGCGCTCCTCGCTCATCCACCGCGGGACATCGCGCCCATTCTAGAAGCTCGCGGAGCGCCCACGGTGACATTGGCCGAGGTCCTCGGAGCGCTCGGAGATCAACGCGCCTTCGCCACGCTGCGCAGCTTCGTGCGCCGCGGTGCGCCGGAAGTGAAGATCGCTTCGGCCATCGCACTGACGCGCCTCGGGGATCTGGAAACGGTGGCGCTGGCCCGCCATTGGCTTTCGGTAGAAAAGGATCCTGCCTTTCTTGTCGGTGCGGCGCGCATACTCGCGACCACGCACGCCGCGGGCTACGACAAGGCCGTCGCGGCGCTGCTCGCCCGCGATGAAACGCGAAGCCAGGCCCTCGACATCGCGCTTTCGTCCCCGTCCGCCCAGCTCGCGTCGGCCCTGAGCGATGGCGCCAAGGACGACGATCGCTGGGTCGCGGCCCTGGGCCGCTCCGACCCCGGTCGCCTGAAGGCGCTGCTCGGCGATCCGCGGCAGGCCGCCGCGGCCGCCTACGTCCTGGCCACGGCGCCGGGGGGCGTCGCGGAATCTTCTCTGCACGCCGCGCTCACGGCGCCCGCCACGCGGCGTCTCGCCGCGCGGGCAGCCGTCGTGCGCGCGATCGCTCTCGGCGACCGGATCTCCGATCTGGACGCCGCCCTCACGTCCCTCGAACGCTCCTCGGCTGCGGCCGACCAGAGCGCTGCGGCATGGGCACGCACCCGGCTGGATCCGTCGCGGGCCCGGCAGCTGCTCGCGTCGAAGGACGTCGCGCGCGTGCGCGGCGCGGCGCGCAACGCATTCTTGCCGGAGGTGGCGCCCTGGGCGGCGGAGCGCTTGGCCACGGAGCGGGACCCCATCACGCGCACGGCTCTGGCCGGCGCCCTGGCGGTCCCGGAGGCGCGGGATCGCGTGCCGACGCGGGTGCTCTCGGATCTGGTGGACGCGGGCGGAGCCGCAGCGCCCATCGCCGCGCTGGCCCTCGCCGCCCGGGACGACACCTCCCTGCGACCCAAGCTCCTGACCCTGCTCGAGGACGACGACCCTCTGCTCCGGGCCCACGTGGCCCTGGGGCTCGGGGACAGCAAGGACCCCACGGCGCTCGGCGTGCTCGAGGCGCGCTATCGCCGCGAGCCCGATGCTCGGGTGCGCCGCGCACTGGTGGTGGCACTGAGCCGCCGTCCGGAACCGGTGCGCCAGCGCGCGCTCCGGCTCGCTTCAGATCTGGATCCGGATCGCGACACGCGACAAGCGGCGCGTCGCGCGCTCTCCGGCCGGAAGCTCGCGCCCCTGACGACCGGGCACGAGAGCGTGTGGCTCGTGCTCACGCGGTCGGGCGGCGGCGAGCCCGGCCCCGTCGCCGCGCGCGTGGTGACCGCATCCGGCGTGGCGCTGCCCGTAGTGGCAGATTCCGATGGTTTGTTGGTGGTCTCCGGCCTCGGCGCGGGCCCCACGGAGCTGTCGCTTGCAGCCGACGCAAACCCTGACCACGCTGCCCCAAAGCAATGA
- the xseB gene encoding exodeoxyribonuclease VII small subunit, protein MSESGETKKKKSAEPSFEQSVARLGEIVEQLEGGDLPLEKSLQLFEEGIKLARVSKARLDAAEKRVEELLAIDEDGNPIVRELETE, encoded by the coding sequence ATGAGCGAATCCGGGGAAACGAAGAAGAAGAAGAGCGCGGAGCCGAGCTTCGAGCAGTCGGTGGCGAGGCTCGGCGAAATCGTGGAGCAGCTGGAGGGCGGGGACCTGCCGCTGGAAAAATCACTGCAGCTGTTCGAGGAGGGCATCAAGCTGGCGCGCGTGTCGAAGGCTCGGCTGGACGCCGCCGAGAAGCGCGTGGAGGAGCTCTTGGCCATCGACGAAGACGGCAACCCGATCGTGCGCGAGCTCGAGACGGAGTGA
- a CDS encoding competence/damage-inducible protein A, translating to MAQQVGTAALLLIGNELLSGKVHEQNLVELARTLRALGIKLSRAVVVLDDVETIAREIRALKAEHDVVFTSGGVGPTHDDVTIEAVARAFDVSVSMHPTMEKLLRDAYKEKTTEGHLRMALVPEGAELVTTSEVPWPTVVMKDVWVLPGVPEIFRMKLSVVRAWMKGPLPFVSKAVFTRLEEAALKPLIDTVVAAHPDVEVGSYPKWFDDTYKTKVTFDARDDAAVERAVERFVSELPAEHLARIE from the coding sequence ATGGCCCAGCAGGTCGGCACCGCGGCGCTGTTGTTGATCGGGAACGAGCTTCTCAGCGGCAAGGTGCACGAGCAGAACCTGGTGGAGCTCGCGCGCACGCTGCGGGCCCTCGGAATAAAGCTCTCCCGCGCCGTGGTGGTGCTCGACGACGTGGAAACGATCGCCCGGGAGATCCGAGCCCTGAAGGCGGAGCACGACGTCGTGTTCACCAGCGGCGGCGTGGGTCCCACTCACGACGACGTGACCATCGAAGCCGTGGCCCGAGCCTTCGACGTGAGCGTATCCATGCACCCTACGATGGAGAAGCTGCTTCGCGACGCCTACAAGGAGAAGACCACCGAGGGGCATCTGCGCATGGCCCTGGTCCCCGAGGGAGCGGAGCTGGTGACCACTTCCGAGGTGCCCTGGCCCACGGTCGTCATGAAGGACGTCTGGGTGCTGCCGGGCGTTCCGGAGATCTTCCGCATGAAGCTTTCGGTGGTACGCGCCTGGATGAAAGGGCCGCTGCCCTTCGTCTCCAAGGCGGTATTCACGCGGCTGGAAGAGGCAGCACTGAAACCGTTGATCGACACCGTGGTCGCGGCGCACCCGGACGTGGAAGTGGGCTCGTATCCGAAGTGGTTCGACGACACCTACAAGACCAAGGTGACCTTCGACGCGCGAGACGATGCCGCCGTGGAGCGCGCGGTCGAGCGCTTCGTGTCCGAGCTGCCCGCCGAACACCTCGCCCGCATCGAGTGA
- a CDS encoding DNA repair protein — protein MNASLTGPITFPPHRRASRDKALRLGCSALSDVELLGELVGGLGVAERVLEAAGSLARLRRFGLPRLSEIPGVGPARAAQVGAALELGTRALSLELSEERPRIVDVDAVIGWARPRLAALDHEEVWLLCLDGQSYLKSARRVAQGGLHGCSLTARDVLHPALRDAASAIVLVHNHPSGSPEPSAEDVAMTRLLGRASALVGVTLLDHVIVARAGATSLAEQGALDQASASVE, from the coding sequence ATGAACGCAAGCCTGACGGGTCCCATCACTTTCCCTCCCCACCGTCGCGCCTCCCGCGACAAGGCGCTGCGCCTGGGCTGCTCGGCGCTCTCGGACGTCGAGCTGCTCGGCGAGCTGGTCGGCGGTCTCGGCGTCGCCGAGCGCGTGCTCGAAGCGGCGGGCAGTCTGGCGCGGCTGCGCCGCTTCGGCCTACCCCGGCTGTCGGAGATCCCCGGCGTGGGGCCGGCGCGCGCGGCGCAGGTGGGCGCTGCCCTCGAGCTCGGAACCCGGGCGCTGTCCCTCGAGCTTTCGGAGGAGCGCCCGCGCATCGTGGACGTGGACGCGGTGATCGGCTGGGCTCGCCCCCGGCTCGCGGCGCTGGACCACGAGGAGGTGTGGCTCTTGTGCCTGGATGGCCAGAGCTACTTGAAGTCGGCGCGCCGCGTAGCGCAGGGCGGGCTGCACGGCTGCAGCCTCACGGCCCGCGACGTGCTGCACCCGGCGCTGCGCGACGCCGCCAGCGCCATCGTCCTGGTGCACAACCACCCCAGCGGCTCTCCCGAGCCGAGCGCCGAGGACGTGGCCATGACGCGGCTCTTGGGGCGCGCCTCGGCGCTGGTGGGCGTGACCTTGCTCGACCACGTGATCGTGGCCCGCGCGGGCGCGACGTCGCTGGCGGAGCAGGGCGCGCTCGACCAAGCCAGCGCGTCCGTCGAGTAG
- a CDS encoding cyclic nucleotide-binding domain-containing protein codes for MSDGGVAQFAALTDIGRQRDHNEDNFLVDRKLSLYVVCDGMGGHAAGEVASAIAVRTVHEEVKREWELIEDYMAGLTGTERVSKQDVIHMLEFAVNRASNKVHAEAEKDASKRGMGTTLVSVLIAGKEAFITYVGDSRCYLLRNGVLEQVTEDHNVYNELIKRKKIPREKVEKLAPKNAVTRAVGVYEHCEPDTLVLDVVAGDRFLLCSDGLSGYFEDDPEDLGQLLTEPDAEVAVRSLIDEANARGGSDNITAVVLTVGDLGARDEPRAERLRRKREILARMPLFRPLNDRELLRVLQVTDVCAFKPGERVIDEGDRGEELFIVLNGKVKVSRGGTQLALLSPGEHFGEMALIRSQPRSATVVSEGESELMVIRRTDFFEILRKEHQLAVKLLWQFLGVLADRLADTNRELNNAREELAEDITAEIFDEDEDDNRKTLVIPPPPPSLRSPPQSGDD; via the coding sequence ATGAGCGACGGTGGCGTGGCCCAATTCGCTGCGTTGACGGACATTGGCCGGCAGCGCGACCACAACGAAGACAACTTCCTCGTTGACCGCAAGCTTTCCCTGTACGTCGTGTGCGACGGCATGGGCGGGCACGCGGCAGGGGAGGTTGCCAGCGCGATTGCCGTGCGCACGGTGCACGAAGAGGTCAAGCGCGAGTGGGAGCTGATCGAGGACTACATGGCCGGTCTCACCGGCACGGAGCGCGTCAGCAAGCAGGACGTGATCCACATGCTGGAGTTCGCGGTGAACCGCGCCTCCAACAAGGTCCACGCGGAGGCCGAGAAGGACGCCTCCAAGCGGGGCATGGGCACCACCCTGGTGAGCGTGCTCATCGCCGGCAAAGAGGCGTTCATCACCTACGTCGGGGACAGCCGTTGCTACCTGCTGCGCAATGGCGTCCTGGAGCAGGTGACGGAAGACCACAACGTCTACAACGAGCTCATCAAGCGCAAGAAGATCCCCCGAGAGAAGGTGGAGAAGCTCGCGCCCAAGAACGCCGTCACCCGCGCAGTGGGCGTGTACGAGCACTGCGAGCCCGACACGTTGGTGCTGGACGTGGTCGCCGGCGATCGCTTCCTGCTCTGCTCCGATGGACTTTCCGGCTACTTCGAGGACGACCCGGAAGATCTCGGCCAGCTGCTGACAGAGCCGGACGCGGAAGTGGCGGTGCGCTCTCTCATCGACGAGGCCAACGCCCGCGGAGGTAGCGACAACATCACCGCCGTGGTGCTCACGGTGGGCGACCTCGGCGCCCGGGACGAGCCGCGGGCCGAGCGGCTGCGTCGCAAGCGCGAGATCTTGGCGCGCATGCCGCTGTTCCGCCCCCTGAATGACCGCGAGCTCCTGCGCGTGCTGCAGGTCACGGACGTGTGCGCGTTCAAGCCCGGAGAGCGGGTGATCGACGAGGGAGACCGGGGCGAGGAGCTGTTCATCGTGCTGAACGGCAAGGTGAAGGTGTCCCGGGGCGGAACCCAGCTGGCGCTGCTGTCGCCGGGGGAGCACTTCGGCGAGATGGCGCTGATCCGCTCTCAGCCCCGCTCGGCCACCGTGGTGAGCGAAGGGGAAAGCGAGCTGATGGTCATCCGGCGCACGGATTTCTTCGAGATCCTGCGCAAGGAGCATCAGCTGGCGGTGAAGCTCCTGTGGCAGTTCTTGGGGGTTCTGGCGGACCGCTTGGCGGACACCAACCGCGAGCTCAACAACGCCCGAGAAGAGCTGGCGGAGGACATCACCGCGGAGATCTTCGACGAGGACGAGGACGACAACCGCAAGACGCTGGTGATTCCGCCCCCGCCTCCGTCCCTGCGCAGCCCGCCGCAGAGCGGGGACGACTGA
- a CDS encoding RluA family pseudouridine synthase, which translates to MVTTFHVTDAEAGERLDRVVIGRIAGLGRKRASELFAEGRVQVNGRRAAKGEAAIAATEIVVSLEDVQEVPSEPDAPLVVTLERDDLVIVEKPAGQPSAPLRGESGTLAGALLGRYPEMTHVGWSRREPGLLHRLDTHTSGLLVAARAPHTFERLRRALTAGQIEKRYLAITHGRGLPDVGTIESGLAADRGDRRRVLVVDDAEPRRTTRFTVLRREAEWALVELRVSRAYRHQIRAHLAHIGHPIAGDAVYGGPPAAALGQRHALHASYIAWAGDATVVGFEAEARLPADMGILMPG; encoded by the coding sequence GTGGTAACGACGTTCCACGTCACCGACGCAGAAGCGGGCGAGCGGCTCGATCGCGTGGTGATCGGACGCATCGCCGGACTCGGCCGCAAGCGCGCCAGCGAGCTGTTCGCCGAAGGGCGCGTGCAGGTGAACGGACGTCGCGCCGCCAAGGGGGAAGCCGCCATCGCCGCGACCGAAATCGTCGTCAGCCTGGAAGACGTTCAAGAGGTACCGTCCGAACCCGACGCGCCGCTCGTGGTGACGCTCGAGCGTGACGATCTGGTAATCGTGGAAAAGCCCGCCGGACAGCCGAGCGCTCCCCTCCGCGGCGAGAGCGGCACTCTGGCCGGCGCGCTCCTCGGGCGCTACCCGGAGATGACGCACGTGGGCTGGTCCCGTCGCGAGCCAGGCCTCTTGCATCGCCTCGACACCCACACCAGCGGCCTGTTGGTCGCCGCTCGCGCTCCGCACACCTTCGAGCGCCTGCGCCGCGCGCTGACGGCGGGGCAGATCGAGAAGCGCTACCTCGCCATCACCCATGGCCGCGGCTTGCCCGACGTCGGCACCATCGAATCGGGGCTTGCAGCGGATCGCGGCGACCGCCGCCGGGTGCTGGTCGTGGACGATGCGGAACCGCGCCGCACCACGCGCTTCACGGTGCTGCGGCGGGAGGCCGAGTGGGCCCTGGTGGAGCTTCGGGTGAGTCGAGCGTATCGGCACCAGATCCGCGCGCACCTCGCCCACATCGGCCATCCCATCGCGGGAGACGCCGTGTACGGTGGTCCCCCCGCCGCCGCTCTTGGGCAACGGCATGCGCTGCACGCCAGCTACATCGCCTGGGCGGGGGACGCGACCGTGGTCGGCTTCGAAGCCGAGGCTCGCCTACCGGCGGACATGGGCATCTTGATGCCCGGCTGA